The following is a genomic window from Deltaproteobacteria bacterium RBG_16_64_85.
CCGTCCTTCATTCGCCAAGGCAGGGTCCAGCCGTTCAGCGTGACTACCGCCTGGTACGGTCGACCGCTGGGCGGGACCAAGGGCGGCTGTGTCGTGGCTTTGCTCTGAACCGGCGCCTCCGGCAGCGAGGTCGCCCGCCCCTTGCTCACCAGCGCCGCACCCAGCAGCGCGGCGCCCGATCCTCCGAGGAATTGTCGGCGCGTCATCATGGGGAAGTCCTTTCTTAAGACCCTCAATGCCCGGCCAGCGCCGGATTGGGAGTCATGCCGCCGGGAGCCCTCGGCGCAGCGGCCCGCCGACCCGTCGCCGTGCCATAGAGCGACGCCTGCAGATCATTCTCCGTGAGCCAGAAATCCCGCAGCGTCCCAACATATGCGGTGACCGACGCCACCTGCTCGCGTGCATCGGCGAGCAGCTCGAAGACGCTGATCAGCATGCCGTTGAAGCGGAGCAGGTTCTCCTCCGCGATCCTCTTCCGCAGAGGCACGATCTCGTCGCGGTAGTGCTTCGCGGTGTCATACGCCGTGTGGTATGCCGAGTAGGCCTCGCGCACTTCCGAGCGGGCGTTCACCACCGTCTCGGCGACGCGGTGCAGCGCCTGCATGTAGATCGCCTCGGCCTTGGCCACACGCGCGCGCCCCCAGTCGAAGATCGGGAGCTGCAGACTCACTTCGAAGCCGCGCTTCCACGGCTCGGGGTCCTCCTTCGTCGCCGCGGGCCCGAGCTCAAGTACGTTGATGAAGCGCGTGGCCCGGGTGAGGCCGAGCGACTCGGCCAGGCTCTCGGTGTCGCGCTTGGCCGCAAGAACGTCCACACGTTGCGCGATGGCCCGCGCTTCCAGGTCCCGGAGCTCAGGCTTGGCCGCGGGCAGCTCCGGCAGGCGCTCCGGCAGTTGGAACCGGATGTCCTCCCCGTGGAGCCCCATGAGCCGTGTCAGCCGCTCACGCTCGGCGGTCGCGGCATGCCTTGCCTGCGCAAGCTGCGCCACCGCCTCCGCATAGAACACCTGCTCGCGCATCTGATCGAGCCAGTTGACGTTCCCCACCTTCGCCATGCGTCGGGAGAGCTCCGCGCTCGCCTCGGCCGCCGTCTTCACCTGGTCACGGTAACGGGCGAATTCGTCGGCTGCGACCGCCCGGAACCAGGACTTGCGGGTCTCGGTGGCGATGTCGAGCATTTGCCCGGCCACGGCGAGCTTTACCTGCTCGAATCGGCGGCCCTCGATCCTGGTCCGCAACGGGATGGTCACGAGATCGATAATCGGGAAGGTCAGCGCCCATTCGAGCTTGCGCTCGTCACCTTGCCGCGTCCTGAGATATGCGAAGTGCGGGTTCGTCATCCGGCCCGCCTGAACGAGATCGGCCTCCGCGATGCCGAGCTCGGCATAGGACGCCTGCAAGCCGCGATTGTTGAGAAGTGCGATCTGCACGGCGTCGGCGGCGGACAGCGGCGAAGCGAGAAGCTGTTTCACGGCAGCCTGGATGCTCTCGCGATCGCCATCGTCACGCTGCCACCTCACATCCTTGTTCAGGCGATCCCTTGCGACGCGCTCCACCTCGCCGAAACCCCCGTCCTTGGAAAAGGTCGCGCAACCGCCCAGGGCCATGACGGCGAACACGGCGACGAGCACCTTGGCCTTGCCGGCTGCCGGAGCGGAATCCGTCGTCACGGCATTTCTCCGTTACTCCTTGTGATCCATGCCATGGCCGGAGGGCGCAGAATCCGCCTTGCCGCCCGGTGCAGGTGGCGGAGGGATTGTCGGCTGTCGATCTGCGCCTTGCGAGGGAGCGGCGGGACTTGCGTGGCCCGCGTGGCCTCCCAATCGTCCCATCTCTTCATTGGCGTCTTTCCACGATACCGGCTTCCGACCCTGAAAGGGTTGATAACTTTCGAAGGCCGACTCGTATCGGAAGGCCGGGCCAGGCACCGAGGGATCGGACGGGTCCTGGCGCGTGTCGGCTCGGGCGACCGCGATCCCGATCCATGCGACTGCGAGAACCAGGACCATCGCAAGCAAGTGTTTGATAA
Proteins encoded in this region:
- a CDS encoding RND transporter — its product is MTTDSAPAAGKAKVLVAVFAVMALGGCATFSKDGGFGEVERVARDRLNKDVRWQRDDGDRESIQAAVKQLLASPLSAADAVQIALLNNRGLQASYAELGIAEADLVQAGRMTNPHFAYLRTRQGDERKLEWALTFPIIDLVTIPLRTRIEGRRFEQVKLAVAGQMLDIATETRKSWFRAVAADEFARYRDQVKTAAEASAELSRRMAKVGNVNWLDQMREQVFYAEAVAQLAQARHAATAERERLTRLMGLHGEDIRFQLPERLPELPAAKPELRDLEARAIAQRVDVLAAKRDTESLAESLGLTRATRFINVLELGPAATKEDPEPWKRGFEVSLQLPIFDWGRARVAKAEAIYMQALHRVAETVVNARSEVREAYSAYHTAYDTAKHYRDEIVPLRKRIAEENLLRFNGMLISVFELLADAREQVASVTAYVGTLRDFWLTENDLQASLYGTATGRRAAAPRAPGGMTPNPALAGH